In one window of Zingiber officinale cultivar Zhangliang chromosome 11A, Zo_v1.1, whole genome shotgun sequence DNA:
- the LOC122032893 gene encoding uncharacterized protein LOC122032893, protein MLRQVSSRNHRAKGGFRAKNALQISTLVAVGIWLIYQMKYSHDHRKAYEDKLNINARQSELITSFRRKDLSPFSGKEEAKHAEIKEKAREADPSEQKSQIARKVDDPEHEEHSHEAREKSFRGDDASSEVVHNTHEAERDERTREARERSFKADDASSAVDHIVPLKDSEPEIGMFVSVQEKNTSLVQFNQTLPESRAAASETLDHIHDETGVLKFHANESESQDELGLRSRENVQKDYTVIPKNSTQAQSNQTTVVDPTIVARDLQNLTAEHPLQTSTEAAKLEVPTTKNEVR, encoded by the coding sequence ATGCTGCGGCAAGTGTCCAGCAGAAACCACAGGGCCAAAGGGGGGTTTAGGGCAAAGAACGCCCTCCAGATATCCACCTTGGTTGCTGTTGGTATCTGGCTGATCTACCAGATGAAGTACTCGCATGACCACAGGAAGGCCTACGAGGACAAGCTCAATATTAATGCGAGGCAGTCTGAGCTGATCACAAGCTTTAGAAGGAAGGACCTTTCCCCTTTCTCAGGGAAAGAAGAGGCCAAGCATGCAGAAATTAAGGAGAAGGCGAGGGAAGCTGATCCTTCTGAGCAAAAGTCACAGATTGCTCGGAAAGTGGATGACCCAGAACATGAAGAGCACTCCCACGAGGCTCGAGAGAAAAGCTTCCGGGGCGACGACGCCTCCAGTGAGGTAGTCCACAATACCCACGAGGCAGAACGCGATGAACGGACTCGCGAAGCGCGAGAACGGAGCTTCAAAGCCGATGATGCTTCCAGTGCTGTGGATCATATTGTTCCGCTCAAGGATTCTGAGCCTGAGATTGGAATGTTTGTTTCAGTGCAAGAGAAAAACACGAGTTTGGTTCAGTTCAACCAGACTCTTCCCGAGAGCAGGGCTGCTGCAAGTGAAACTCTGGATCACATTCACGATGAAACAGGGGTGCTGAAATTTCATGCAAACGAATCAGAAAGTCAAGATGAGTTAGGTTTGAGATCGAGAGAGAATGTTCAGAAGGATTATACTGTAATACCGAAAAATTCAACACAAGCTCAGAGCAACCAGACAACAGTAGTTGATCCAACAATCGTTGCAAGAGATCTACAAAATCTAACCGCTGAGCATCCACTTCAAACTTCTACCGAAGCAGCTAAGTTGGAAGTTCCAACCACAAAGAATGAAGTCAGATGA